The following coding sequences are from one Capsicum annuum cultivar UCD-10X-F1 chromosome 3, UCD10Xv1.1, whole genome shotgun sequence window:
- the LOC107861744 gene encoding cytochrome P450 90D2: protein MYNLWINLLATGTIFLVIIIIIIFHKKNFFINHRVKGYKRNMKISLPLGNLGWPFIGETLEFISCGYSHSPESFMDKRRNMYGKVFKSHIFGSPTIISTDAEVNRSILQSDAKTFVPSYPKSLTELMGKSSILLINGSLQRRIHGLIGAFFKSPHVKVRITHDMQKYVQQSMANWQENCPVYIQHQAKNIAFQVLVKALIGIDPGDKLELLRIQFQEFIAGLMSLPINFPGTTLYRSLKAKKRMVKLIQSIIQEKREKNVMSTVNEDVVDVLINNTSEELTDELISDNMIDLMIPGEDSVPVLITLAIKYLSDSPVALQQLTEENLTLKRLKEKQRETLVWSDYLSLPFTQNVISETLRLGNIIIGVMRKAVKDVEIKGYLIPKGWCTFAYFRSVHLDDNLYDFPYQFNPWRWQNKDINNSYFTPFGGGQRLCPGIDLARLEASIFLHHFTTQFRWVAEEDSIINFPTVRMKRGMPIHIKRRESSSSIMQQHQYVH, encoded by the exons ATGTATAATCTTTGGATTAATTTGTTAGCAACAGGAACTATCTTCTTagtaatcatcatcatcatcatttttcataaaaaaaatttcttcatcaacCATAGAGTGAAAGGATACAAAAGAAACATGAAGATTTCACTTCCTTTGGGAAATCTTGGATGGCCATTCATTGGAGAAACCTTAGAGTTCATTTCTTGTGGTTACTCTCATTCTCCTGAATCCTTTATGGACAAGCGGCGCAACAT GTATGGAAAAGTGTTCAAGTCACATATATTTGGAAGTCCAACAATAATTTCAACTGATGCAGAAGTTAATCGAAGTATTCTTCAAAGTGATGCAAAGACTTTTGTGCCCTCTTATCCAAAATCCCTAACTGAATTAATGGGAAAATCTTCCATTTTGCTAATTAATGGAAGTTTACAAAGGAGAATCCATGGTCTCATTGGAGCTTTTTTCAAATCTCCTCATGTTAAAGTTCGAATTACACATGACATGCAAAAATATGTTCAACAATCTATGGCTAATTGGCAAGAAAATTGCCCTGTCTACATCCAACACCAAGCTAAAAAT ATTGCTTTCCAAGTACTAGTCAAAGCATTGATTGGCATAGATCCAGGTGACAAATTGGAGCTTTTaaggatccaatttcaagaattcaTTGCTGGTCTTATGTCTTTGCCAATTAATTTCCCTGGAACTACACTTTACCGCTCTTTAAAG GCAAAAAAGAGAATGGTGAAGTTGATACAAAGTATTATCCAAGAAAAGAGGGAGAAGAATGTCATGTCAACAGTAAATGAGGATGTAGTTGACGTTTTGATAAATAATACAAGTGAAGAACTAACAGATGAATTAATATCTGATAACATGATTGACTTGATGATACCTGGTGAAGATTCAGTACCTGTTCTAATAACTCTTGCTATTAAATACCTTTCAGATTCTCCTGTTGCTCTCCAACAATTGACG GAGGAGAACCTGACACTAAAGAGGCTGAAAGAGAAGCAAAGAGAAACACTAGTATGGAGTGACTATCTATCATTACCATTTACACAAAAT GTGATATCAGAGACATTAAGGCTTGGGAACATAATAATAGGAGTAATGAGGAAAGCAGTAAAAGATGTGGAGATAAAAGGATATTTGATTCCAAAAGGATGGTGTACTTTTGCTTATTTTAGATCAGTTCATCTTGATGATAATCTCTATGACTTCCCTTATCAGTTTAATCCCTGGCGCTGGCAA AATAAGGACATAAATAATAGTTACTTCACTCCCTTTGGAGGTGGACAAAGGTTGTGCCCTGGGATTGACCTTGCTAGGCTGGAAGCTTCTATCTTCCTCCATCACTTTACTACACAATTCAG ATGGGTGGCTGAAGAGGATTCAATTATCAATTTTCCCACTGTAAGAATGAAGAGGGGAATGCCTATTCACATTAAAAGAAGAGAGAGCAGTAGCTCCATCATGCAACAACATCAATATGTGCATTAG
- the LOC107861742 gene encoding uncharacterized protein LOC107861742 → MAVSPKLYVNKPKKAQLKQHQQQQAASPTPAPPSMESSSMAGGAAPPPQPPKESFIRRYKYLWPMLLAVNFSIGAYLFMRTKKKDVGTEEGEILDVPGASVSTAAAIAVNEKEKEVTTTPILQSVVVREPIPENQQRELFKWILEEKRRVKPKDQEEKKRIDEEKAILKHFIRAKSIPVL, encoded by the exons ATGGCAGTGTCTCCAAAATTATACGTCAATAAACCTAAAAAAG CGCAGCTGAAGCAACATCAGCAACAACAGGCAGCTTCTCCGACGCCGGCGCCGCCGTCAATGGAGTCATCGTCGATGGCGGGTGGTGCAGCTCCGCCTCCTCAGCCACCTAAGGAATCCTTTATTCGCCGTTACAAGTACCTATGGCCTATGCTTTTGGCTGTCAATTTCTCTATTGGAG CTTACCTATTCATGAGGACAAAGAAGAAGGATGTGGGCACTGAGGAAGGAGAAATATTAGATGTTCCTGGCGCCTCTGTTTCAACAGCAGCTGCTATAGCAGTTaatgaaaaggaaaaggaagtCACTACTACACCTATTCTGCAGTCTGTGGTTGTACGTGAACCAATACCCGAGAATCAACAGCGTGAACTATTTAAGTGGATTTTGGAAGAGAAGAGAAGAGTTAAGCCAAAAGATCAAGAGGAGAAAAAGCGCATTGATGAGGAGAAAGCCATTCTCAAGCACTTTATTCGAGCCAAGTCCATCCCGGTTTTGTAA